The following coding sequences lie in one Phalacrocorax carbo chromosome 3, bPhaCar2.1, whole genome shotgun sequence genomic window:
- the LOC135312693 gene encoding gallinacin-10-like, which yields MRILYLLFAVLLLLFQAAPGSADPIFEDTAQCRSQGNFCRAGACPPTFAASGSCHGGLLKCCSK from the exons ATGAGGATCCTCTACCTCCTCTTTgctgttctcctcctcctcttccaggcTGCTCCAG GTTCTGCAGATCCTATTTTTGAGGACACCGCACAGTGCAGGAGCCAGGGAAATTTCTGCCGTGCTGGGGCATGCCCACCCACCTTCGCTGCCTCCGGCTCATGCCACGGGGGGCTGCTGAAATGCTGTTCAAAGTAA